One segment of Capnocytophaga sp. oral taxon 878 DNA contains the following:
- a CDS encoding PD-(D/E)XK nuclease family protein, translating to MTYLKEVITDVLENYAGQTERIVFVTTGKRPALFLKKHFAEQVRQATIAPEFIGIADLFTRISGVQPIGNLPLLFEFYDCYIKTCKSTPDNFEEFLSWGQTALKDFGEIDQYLVNPDKIFPYIHALKEAEHWSGMDELTEMQKKHLDFWNTLGDYYFALNAKLTEMGKGYGGFIAKKAVERLPEYLQTYTETIHIFVGFNALSKSEQKVIQSILMDIGGEIYWDGDTYFVNNEAHDAGYFLRKYLHSWRYYDTHTPKFLNNNYEKEKEIYLTGVPKSINQAHSVAELLKNTPAKELENTALIIADENLLIPVLQAVQPKTSVNITMGYPLQQTPLNDLFMAYFKLHLAKSFYYKDVLNLLSQPFLHTLLKEEVVRTISQYIKAHNLTYITRTKLFEAVAETEQELLTLLFPEGKGKAFINILISNAITLIYKLKEQTDCESNTHLLIQEYAYRFYQLFNQLKQLQEEYGYIDSVKTLYHFYLDVLQKSSLNFRGEPLEGLQVMGVLESRSLDFERVIITSVNEGVLPLGKSDNSLIPYDVKYELELPTFKERDAVYSYNFYRILQRAKQVYLFYDTEMSSLKSKEKSRFILQLLAEKLSTHKVIHQIKAPEVYPVSLLPLNIEKTTSVINTLKELAEKGLSPSALTTYIRNPMTFYEQQVLHVYEEREVEETIEARTFGNIVHGALEDLYKPYLNTILTEESIKKMGTLVISTIENRFEEEYKNNDFKKGKNWLIFNVIEKYIRSFLSIELAEIKKGTEIIPLYLEEKIRIRFDAPNLSFPIYFKGIIDRVDRRNGMLYIIDYKTGVVEPTDVRIKDWKNLITDIKYGKAFQLLTYAYMITEHFKIKETMRVANFSFKRLQHGLMPFHTYIDKQKDEDVTAPTLALYRQYTEQLLQEIFDINVAFYEN from the coding sequence ATGACTTATTTAAAAGAAGTTATTACTGATGTGTTAGAGAATTATGCAGGACAGACAGAACGCATTGTATTTGTTACTACTGGTAAACGCCCTGCTCTCTTCCTTAAAAAACACTTTGCTGAACAGGTAAGGCAGGCTACTATCGCCCCTGAATTTATTGGTATAGCTGACCTTTTTACGCGCATATCGGGTGTGCAGCCTATTGGTAATTTGCCTTTGTTATTTGAGTTTTATGATTGTTATATAAAGACTTGTAAAAGTACTCCTGATAACTTTGAAGAGTTTTTGAGCTGGGGACAAACAGCCTTAAAAGATTTTGGTGAAATAGACCAATATTTGGTAAATCCTGATAAGATTTTTCCTTATATACACGCTCTTAAAGAAGCTGAACACTGGTCGGGGATGGATGAGCTTACTGAGATGCAAAAAAAGCACTTGGATTTTTGGAATACCCTTGGTGATTACTATTTTGCTCTAAATGCTAAACTTACAGAGATGGGTAAAGGCTATGGAGGGTTTATAGCTAAAAAAGCAGTAGAAAGACTTCCTGAATATTTGCAAACATACACGGAAACAATACATATTTTTGTTGGTTTCAATGCTTTATCTAAATCTGAACAAAAAGTTATTCAATCTATATTAATGGATATAGGAGGTGAAATTTATTGGGATGGAGATACTTATTTTGTAAATAATGAAGCACACGATGCTGGATACTTTTTGCGTAAATACCTTCATAGTTGGCGATATTACGACACTCATACTCCTAAATTTCTGAACAATAATTACGAAAAGGAAAAAGAAATATACCTTACAGGTGTGCCTAAAAGTATTAATCAGGCACATAGTGTAGCTGAATTACTTAAAAATACTCCAGCTAAAGAATTAGAAAATACAGCTCTTATTATAGCAGACGAAAATTTGCTAATACCTGTACTACAAGCTGTGCAGCCTAAAACGAGTGTTAATATTACTATGGGGTACCCTTTGCAGCAGACACCACTGAATGACCTTTTTATGGCTTACTTCAAGCTACATCTTGCTAAAAGTTTTTATTATAAAGATGTACTGAATTTGCTTTCTCAGCCATTTCTGCATACCTTACTAAAAGAAGAGGTAGTACGCACTATTTCGCAGTATATTAAAGCTCATAACCTTACTTATATTACCCGTACAAAACTCTTTGAAGCGGTAGCAGAAACTGAGCAAGAGTTGCTTACCCTTCTTTTCCCTGAAGGGAAAGGTAAGGCTTTTATCAATATCCTTATAAGTAATGCTATAACTCTTATTTATAAACTAAAAGAGCAGACTGACTGTGAGAGTAATACCCATCTTCTCATTCAAGAGTATGCTTATCGATTTTATCAGTTATTTAATCAGCTAAAGCAGTTGCAAGAAGAGTATGGGTATATTGATTCGGTAAAAACGCTCTACCATTTTTACTTAGATGTACTGCAAAAAAGTTCTCTGAACTTTAGAGGAGAGCCATTAGAAGGCTTACAAGTGATGGGGGTGCTGGAAAGCCGTAGTTTAGATTTTGAACGTGTGATTATAACCTCAGTGAATGAAGGAGTATTGCCTTTGGGGAAAAGCGATAATTCTCTGATTCCTTATGATGTGAAATATGAGTTAGAATTACCTACTTTTAAAGAGCGTGATGCTGTATATAGTTATAATTTCTATCGTATTTTGCAGCGAGCTAAACAAGTATACTTATTCTATGATACTGAAATGAGTAGCCTTAAAAGCAAGGAAAAAAGTAGGTTTATACTTCAACTTTTAGCAGAAAAATTATCTACTCATAAAGTAATACACCAGATTAAAGCTCCGGAAGTGTATCCGGTGAGTTTATTACCTCTTAACATTGAAAAAACAACTTCTGTAATTAATACTTTGAAAGAACTTGCTGAAAAAGGTCTTTCACCTTCAGCCCTAACTACTTATATACGGAACCCAATGACTTTCTATGAGCAACAAGTACTACACGTATATGAAGAAAGGGAAGTAGAAGAAACTATTGAGGCACGGACTTTTGGTAATATAGTGCACGGAGCTCTTGAAGATTTGTACAAACCTTACTTAAATACAATTCTTACAGAAGAAAGTATTAAGAAAATGGGTACTTTGGTAATCAGTACTATAGAAAATCGTTTTGAAGAAGAGTATAAAAATAATGATTTTAAGAAAGGAAAAAACTGGCTTATCTTCAATGTAATTGAAAAGTATATTCGGAGTTTCTTAAGTATAGAGCTTGCTGAAATAAAAAAAGGTACTGAAATAATACCTCTTTATTTGGAAGAAAAAATAAGAATTCGTTTTGATGCTCCTAACCTATCTTTCCCTATTTATTTTAAAGGGATAATAGATCGTGTAGATAGGCGTAATGGTATGCTTTATATCATTGACTATAAAACAGGTGTTGTAGAGCCTACTGATGTACGTATCAAGGACTGGAAAAACCTTATTACTGACATTAAATATGGTAAAGCCTTCCAGTTGCTAACTTATGCCTATATGATTACTGAACACTTTAAAATTAAAGAAACAATGCGTGTAGCTAACTTCTCGTTTAAAAGGCTACAACACGGGCTAATGCCTTTTCATACTTACATTGATAAGCAGAAAGATGAAGATGTTACTGCCCCAACTCTTGCTTTATACAGACAGTACACTGAGCAACTATTACAAGAAATATTTGATATTAATGTAGCTTTTTATGAAAATTAA
- a CDS encoding IS630 family transposase has protein sequence MELTVSPTEIEELRKLQRNLQGRSDYARVTCILMLSMGNTPIFVADCLGIDISTVYRYRSLYLEGGLDKLLENRYRGYQGLLNIFQIESLKQELRTHLYTDAKQVSQWVKDTFEVTYTPQGMADLLNRIGFSYKKTTEVPCEADPLKQKLFAEALSKILQEKEEGDVVYFADGVHPTHNSRSTYAWIEKGKEFQQPTVSGRDRVNINGLLNAYDVTDVIALDCECVNAESTKELYELALKKHPNAKNIYIISDNARYYHNKELQNWVEDNRIKQIFLPPYSPNLNLIERLWKFLRKKVINTGFYRNKTEFRDAIRNFFDNIHTYKKELESLLTLNFRLINSQTISF, from the coding sequence ATGGAACTAACAGTGTCACCAACAGAAATAGAGGAACTTAGAAAGCTCCAACGCAACTTGCAAGGTCGCTCGGATTATGCCCGAGTTACCTGCATTTTGATGCTTTCTATGGGCAATACTCCTATTTTTGTTGCTGATTGCTTGGGTATAGACATTTCTACTGTTTATCGTTATCGTTCCTTATATCTTGAAGGAGGACTAGATAAACTCCTTGAGAATCGTTATAGAGGTTATCAAGGTCTGCTTAATATTTTTCAAATAGAATCCTTAAAACAAGAGTTACGCACACATCTTTATACAGATGCAAAACAAGTATCTCAATGGGTTAAAGACACTTTTGAAGTTACCTATACTCCACAAGGAATGGCTGATTTACTTAACAGAATTGGTTTTTCCTACAAGAAAACAACCGAAGTGCCTTGTGAAGCGGATCCTTTAAAACAAAAACTATTTGCTGAAGCACTCTCTAAAATTCTTCAAGAAAAGGAAGAAGGGGATGTGGTGTATTTTGCCGATGGTGTTCATCCTACGCACAACAGCCGTTCCACTTATGCTTGGATAGAGAAAGGTAAAGAGTTTCAACAACCAACAGTTAGTGGGCGTGATAGAGTGAATATTAATGGTTTACTTAATGCTTATGATGTTACAGATGTAATAGCTCTTGATTGTGAATGCGTTAATGCAGAATCAACAAAAGAACTTTACGAATTAGCTCTTAAAAAGCATCCAAACGCTAAAAATATTTATATTATATCCGATAATGCTCGCTACTATCACAATAAAGAACTTCAAAACTGGGTAGAAGATAATAGAATCAAGCAAATTTTCTTGCCTCCATACTCTCCGAACCTCAATTTAATAGAGCGCTTGTGGAAATTCTTACGAAAAAAAGTAATCAATACGGGTTTCTATCGGAACAAGACAGAATTCCGAGATGCTATAAGGAATTTCTTTGATAATATACATACTTATAAAAAGGAGTTAGAGTCACTTCTAACTCTCAATTTCCGTTTGATAAATTCGCAAACCATTTCTTTTTGA
- a CDS encoding aminodeoxychorismate synthase component I, translating into MNTTHWKNILNNFGQQRTPCLFIIDYKGEKGSVFPLSQLPDDIKFSFSSEKNPKATPIPIQKYPIPYPEFEKPFNSVLSHLKNGDTELVNLTLATPISAVSLPEVYQNASAKYKILYKNDWVCFSPEIFVKIEDNLIKTYPMKGTISAAIPNAEATLLNNEKEIDEHHKVVNLLSTDLQKVATNVHTSRFRYVDVIKKSSGDLLQTSSEIVGNLPANWQEQLGDLLAALLPAGSISGAPKEKSLEVIAEAENYQRNFYTGIAGVFDGATVDSCVLIRFIERIGDKFFYKSGAGITAQSQPLNEYNEIIEKIYIPI; encoded by the coding sequence ATGAACACTACTCATTGGAAAAATATCTTAAATAATTTCGGACAACAACGCACTCCTTGCCTATTTATTATCGATTATAAAGGAGAAAAAGGAAGCGTTTTCCCTCTTTCTCAGCTCCCCGACGATATAAAATTCTCCTTTTCGTCCGAAAAAAATCCAAAAGCAACACCCATCCCTATCCAAAAGTACCCCATTCCTTATCCCGAGTTTGAAAAACCTTTCAATTCTGTCCTCTCTCACCTAAAAAATGGCGATACCGAGCTGGTAAACCTTACTTTAGCTACCCCAATATCTGCCGTTTCTTTGCCCGAAGTCTATCAAAATGCTTCTGCCAAATACAAAATCTTATATAAAAATGATTGGGTGTGCTTCTCCCCCGAAATATTTGTCAAAATAGAAGATAACCTAATCAAAACCTACCCTATGAAGGGTACTATCAGCGCCGCTATCCCCAATGCCGAGGCTACTTTATTGAATAACGAAAAAGAAATCGATGAGCATCACAAGGTCGTAAATCTTCTCTCTACCGATTTGCAAAAAGTAGCTACCAACGTCCATACTTCTCGCTTCAGATACGTCGATGTCATCAAAAAATCCTCTGGTGATCTCCTCCAAACTAGCTCCGAAATTGTAGGTAATCTCCCCGCCAATTGGCAAGAACAATTAGGCGATTTGTTGGCAGCGCTCCTACCTGCGGGCTCTATATCGGGCGCTCCTAAAGAAAAATCGTTAGAAGTAATTGCCGAAGCCGAAAATTATCAGCGCAATTTCTACACCGGCATCGCAGGTGTTTTTGATGGCGCTACAGTCGATAGCTGCGTGCTTATCCGCTTTATCGAGCGTATTGGCGATAAGTTTTTCTACAAAAGTGGAGCAGGCATTACGGCTCAAAGCCAACCGCTTAATGAATATAATGAAATTATTGAGAAAATATACATCCCTATTTAA
- the lepA gene encoding translation elongation factor 4 produces the protein MKNIRNFCIIAHIDHGKSTLADRLLDFTQTVTEREKQDQLLDNMDLERERGITIKSHAIQMEYVYKGETYILNLIDTPGHVDFSYEVSRSIAACEGALLIVDAAQSIQAQTISNLYLALENDLEIIPVLNKIDLPSANPEEVKDDIVDLLGCSPDDIIPASGKTGLGVEAILEAIIERIPAPKGDPKAPLQALIFDSVYNSFRGVETYFRVMNGEIRKGQKIKFMSNGKTYDADEVGTLKLNQVPKQVIGTGDVGYLITGIKDAREVKVGDTITSAVDGCTEAIDGFENVKPMVFAGIYPVDTEDYEELRASMEKLQLNDASLVFTPESSAALGFGFRCGFLGMLHLEIIQERLEREFGMTVITTVPNVSYHAYTKKEPEKEIIVNNPSDLPDPSKLDRVEEPYIKASIITKSDFVGQVMSLCIEKRGQITNQHYLTPERVELNFDMPLAEIVFDFYDRLKTVSKGYASFDYSPIGMRASNLVKVDILINSQSVDALSALIHADNAYNIGKKMCEKLRELIPRQQFDIPIQAAIGAKIISRETIKALRKDVTAKCYGGDISRKRKLLEKQKAGKKRMRQVGNVEIPQSAFMAVLKLND, from the coding sequence ATGAAAAACATTCGTAATTTCTGCATTATTGCACATATTGACCATGGCAAGAGTACCCTTGCTGACCGCCTACTTGACTTTACCCAGACAGTAACCGAACGCGAAAAACAAGACCAATTGCTGGACAATATGGACTTGGAGCGCGAGCGCGGTATCACGATTAAAAGCCACGCCATACAGATGGAATATGTGTACAAGGGCGAAACTTATATACTTAACCTTATAGATACTCCTGGCCACGTGGATTTCTCATACGAGGTATCACGCTCGATAGCTGCTTGTGAGGGGGCGCTACTGATAGTGGACGCAGCACAAAGCATTCAGGCACAGACGATTTCTAACCTGTATTTGGCATTGGAGAATGACCTTGAAATTATACCTGTACTTAACAAAATAGACCTGCCCAGCGCTAACCCTGAGGAGGTGAAAGACGATATAGTAGACCTACTAGGCTGCTCGCCCGATGATATTATCCCTGCCAGCGGCAAGACAGGCTTGGGAGTGGAGGCGATTTTGGAGGCGATTATAGAACGTATTCCGGCACCTAAGGGCGACCCTAAAGCACCTTTGCAAGCACTGATATTTGACTCGGTATATAACTCATTCCGCGGTGTAGAGACTTACTTCCGTGTGATGAATGGAGAGATACGCAAGGGGCAGAAAATCAAGTTTATGTCCAACGGCAAGACTTACGATGCCGATGAGGTGGGTACCCTTAAACTGAACCAAGTGCCTAAACAAGTGATAGGCACCGGTGATGTGGGATACCTTATCACCGGTATTAAAGATGCGCGCGAGGTGAAAGTGGGCGATACAATTACCTCGGCAGTAGACGGCTGCACAGAAGCTATTGACGGTTTTGAGAACGTAAAACCGATGGTATTTGCGGGTATCTATCCGGTAGATACAGAAGATTATGAAGAGCTAAGAGCCTCGATGGAAAAACTACAGCTAAATGATGCTTCATTGGTGTTTACCCCAGAGAGTTCGGCAGCTTTGGGCTTTGGGTTCCGTTGCGGTTTCTTGGGGATGCTACACTTAGAGATTATACAAGAGCGCTTGGAACGCGAGTTCGGTATGACTGTAATTACTACCGTACCTAACGTAAGTTATCATGCATACACAAAGAAAGAACCTGAAAAGGAGATTATTGTAAACAACCCATCAGACTTGCCAGACCCTTCAAAATTAGACCGCGTAGAAGAGCCTTACATCAAGGCGAGTATCATTACCAAATCGGACTTTGTAGGGCAAGTAATGTCGCTCTGTATAGAAAAACGCGGACAGATAACCAATCAGCACTACCTCACCCCTGAGCGCGTAGAGTTGAACTTTGATATGCCTTTGGCCGAGATAGTGTTTGACTTCTACGACCGCCTCAAAACGGTGAGCAAGGGGTACGCTTCATTCGACTACTCCCCTATCGGGATGCGCGCTTCTAACCTTGTGAAGGTGGATATTCTTATCAACTCGCAGTCGGTAGATGCCCTTTCGGCTCTTATCCACGCTGATAATGCTTATAACATAGGTAAGAAGATGTGCGAGAAGCTCCGCGAGCTCATACCGCGTCAGCAGTTTGACATACCTATACAGGCGGCTATTGGGGCTAAAATCATCTCGCGCGAGACTATTAAAGCCCTTCGCAAAGACGTTACCGCCAAGTGTTATGGAGGGGATATCTCGCGTAAGCGTAAGCTCTTGGAGAAACAGAAAGCTGGTAAGAAACGTATGCGCCAAGTAGGGAATGTCGAAATCCCACAAAGCGCCTTTATGGCAGTGTTGAAGCTGAATGATTAG
- a CDS encoding rhomboid family intramembrane serine protease produces the protein MNITFIIILIVTVAISYYGFTNATFFNRYKFNVGAVQKGDYVRLLSSGFLHGDWQHLIFNMISLYFFQSVIIDSMGSLMFLFIYFGSMLLGSIFTLRIYKYQPFYSAIGASGAVSGIIFAAIALDPTGLTINFLPGWLFGALYFGYSVFMMFNPQQGDNLGHAAHLGGALFGLAIVVVYAPEIVIHNVFYLGVMALPLVYMGVRLLKK, from the coding sequence ATGAATATTACTTTTATCATTATTCTTATTGTTACAGTTGCAATAAGTTATTACGGATTTACTAACGCAACTTTTTTTAATCGCTACAAATTCAATGTAGGAGCGGTACAGAAAGGTGATTATGTGCGTTTGCTATCGTCAGGGTTTCTTCATGGTGATTGGCAACACCTTATTTTTAATATGATTTCACTCTATTTTTTTCAAAGTGTGATTATTGATTCTATGGGTAGCCTAATGTTTTTATTTATCTATTTTGGCTCAATGCTACTGGGGAGTATTTTCACTTTGCGCATTTACAAATATCAACCCTTTTACTCTGCTATAGGAGCTTCGGGAGCTGTATCGGGGATTATCTTTGCAGCTATAGCTCTTGATCCTACTGGATTAACCATAAACTTCTTGCCTGGCTGGCTCTTTGGAGCATTATACTTTGGGTATTCTGTTTTTATGATGTTTAACCCACAACAAGGAGACAACTTAGGGCACGCTGCTCATTTAGGTGGAGCTCTTTTTGGATTGGCTATAGTGGTAGTTTACGCCCCTGAGATAGTGATACACAACGTTTTCTATTTAGGAGTAATGGCATTACCTTTAGTTTATATGGGAGTGCGATTATTAAAGAAATAG
- a CDS encoding YfcC family protein translates to MKKLKFPTPYTVLMLVIILAASLTFLLPSGSYSSLEYNKAQDSFVIRTADSVYTLPATQQQLNELGIQIQLSKFKEEKIKKPVSIPHTYVQSKPRPQGAEAVLYAPIKGIYDSIEVILFVLVLGGFIGVFNSSGALNMGVGYLAHKLKGREGILIILLTTLLSLGGTSFGLAEETFAFYPMLVPIFLAAGYDLIVPLAVIYIGSNVGSMASTTNPFAVIIASDAAGVDWTSGISIRFIALISCVIISILYIIRYAEKVRKHPEKSIVYGVALPEIYAISAPEKTTSLKLSTKIELLVFALSFVVMIIGVSKWEWWFQQMTVLFLVAAIVIAFLQRSGEQQFINRFMTGASELLSVAFIIGIARGVSFILNDGQISGTILHYATDLVQGMSPMLFLPMLMLVFGVLSLFIASSSGMAVLTMPIIGSLASVVGVEGHSVVSAYLFGMGIMSLITPTGLILPSLAMVNVNYKQWLQFCMPLVVIFVVVLTILLWI, encoded by the coding sequence ATGAAAAAACTTAAATTTCCAACACCTTATACAGTTTTAATGCTGGTAATAATATTAGCAGCGAGCCTTACATTCTTACTACCTTCGGGCTCATATAGCAGCTTGGAATATAACAAGGCACAAGATAGCTTTGTAATACGTACAGCAGACAGTGTTTATACCTTACCTGCTACACAACAGCAACTAAATGAACTAGGTATCCAGATACAACTAAGTAAATTTAAAGAAGAAAAAATTAAGAAACCCGTTTCTATCCCTCATACATACGTGCAGAGTAAACCTCGCCCTCAGGGAGCTGAGGCAGTGCTTTATGCTCCTATTAAAGGGATTTATGATAGTATAGAAGTAATTCTGTTTGTATTGGTATTAGGTGGCTTTATAGGAGTGTTCAATAGTTCAGGAGCATTGAATATGGGTGTAGGTTATTTGGCTCATAAACTGAAAGGACGTGAAGGTATCTTAATCATTTTACTCACTACTCTTTTATCTTTGGGAGGCACCTCTTTTGGGCTGGCTGAAGAAACCTTTGCTTTCTACCCTATGTTAGTGCCTATTTTTTTAGCAGCAGGGTATGACTTGATAGTCCCCTTGGCGGTGATTTATATAGGTTCAAATGTAGGTTCAATGGCATCTACCACTAATCCGTTTGCTGTAATTATAGCCTCTGATGCTGCGGGGGTAGATTGGACTTCGGGAATAAGTATACGGTTTATAGCTTTGATTTCTTGTGTGATTATTAGTATTCTCTACATTATTCGGTATGCAGAAAAGGTACGCAAGCACCCTGAAAAATCAATAGTTTATGGTGTAGCTTTACCTGAAATATATGCAATATCTGCTCCTGAAAAAACAACTTCATTAAAACTTTCTACTAAAATAGAGCTTTTAGTATTTGCTCTTTCATTTGTAGTGATGATTATAGGTGTATCTAAATGGGAATGGTGGTTTCAGCAAATGACAGTTTTATTTCTTGTAGCTGCCATTGTTATAGCTTTCTTACAACGTAGTGGTGAGCAACAATTTATCAATAGGTTTATGACTGGAGCTAGTGAACTATTAAGTGTAGCTTTCATTATAGGTATAGCTAGGGGGGTATCATTCATATTGAATGATGGACAAATATCGGGTACTATTTTACACTATGCTACTGACCTTGTACAAGGTATGTCGCCTATGCTATTTTTGCCAATGCTGATGTTAGTATTTGGTGTATTAAGTCTTTTTATAGCTTCTTCATCAGGGATGGCAGTCCTTACAATGCCTATTATAGGCTCTTTGGCATCGGTAGTAGGGGTAGAAGGACATAGTGTTGTGAGTGCTTACCTATTTGGTATGGGTATTATGTCGCTTATTACTCCTACAGGACTTATATTACCTTCGCTGGCCATGGTGAATGTTAATTATAAACAATGGCTACAATTCTGTATGCCACTAGTTGTTATCTTTGTGGTAGTACTTACTATTTTATTATGGATTTAA
- a CDS encoding porin family protein: MKTQKTYITFLLFFLVGSSFAQVTVGVKINNPLFYGSNAGKFKALNGKELTHWGNWGILNAGAFVHLPIKKHWALHSELLYKNESAHYYYTATQSQGEASYFAYDYIDMPVLLQFEGKRMFRGFLQLGLSPKFLLSASFNREDFEAINVYNSFNKVVFAAHIGGGVLWDIKRVMLMVDMRISPNLTAIAGKVRDVDFSTARSTSITLVSVSVGYKLTKK; this comes from the coding sequence ATGAAAACACAGAAAACATATATCACCTTTCTTCTCTTTTTCCTTGTTGGCTCTAGCTTTGCACAAGTAACTGTAGGGGTAAAAATAAACAACCCTTTGTTTTACGGCAGTAATGCTGGTAAGTTTAAAGCACTCAACGGTAAGGAATTAACACACTGGGGTAACTGGGGAATCCTAAATGCAGGGGCTTTTGTACATCTACCTATAAAAAAGCATTGGGCATTACACAGTGAATTACTTTACAAGAATGAAAGTGCTCATTATTACTACACAGCAACACAATCACAAGGAGAGGCTTCTTATTTTGCTTATGACTATATTGATATGCCTGTATTACTTCAGTTTGAAGGCAAACGTATGTTTAGAGGCTTCTTACAATTAGGACTTTCTCCCAAATTTCTGCTTTCGGCCTCATTTAATCGGGAAGATTTTGAGGCTATTAATGTATACAATAGTTTTAATAAAGTAGTATTTGCAGCCCATATAGGTGGTGGGGTACTATGGGATATTAAGCGAGTGATGCTAATGGTAGATATGCGGATTTCGCCTAATCTGACTGCTATTGCGGGCAAAGTACGGGATGTTGATTTTAGTACCGCTAGAAGTACCTCTATAACTCTTGTTTCAGTTTCAGTAGGCTACAAACTGACTAAAAAGTGA
- a CDS encoding FRG domain-containing protein: MDTQNIKDEENIIYIESVSDFLNEIKGIKNKSGYTLFYRGHSDKNYELKPSIYRDKRFIKNEDKIYRETIAKVPYEFNGKSTIESLALMQHYGVPTRILDLTTNALVALYFACKEVEEIEKVINEKGETSYKKKDMDGEVIVFNIPNESVCYSDSDKVTILANLSKYDRNFSYKKDDFYESKIKEIYNKRIQIKLKELDKKKSDNLFNYTLPRREKLKKYIYIKNIDQKIEKIIQEIIQEITSEYKVNIDDEIKKLLKSQLLYIFQENIKEEQQEVIKFLNINYLKKLLHYIREDKSYFKPIINPNDIAKILAVKPKLDNPRIVRQQGAFLIFGVEPSFDHNTTKPMPEIKREWIIKGNNNNKIIIKSSKKESILKELDKLGINKSTLFPEIDKVADYIKEKYTTEN; this comes from the coding sequence ATGGACACACAAAATATAAAAGACGAAGAGAATATAATATACATAGAAAGTGTAAGTGATTTTTTAAACGAGATAAAGGGCATAAAGAATAAATCCGGATATACTTTATTCTATAGAGGACATTCTGACAAAAATTATGAGTTAAAACCCTCTATTTATAGAGATAAAAGATTTATAAAGAATGAAGATAAAATCTATAGAGAAACAATTGCTAAAGTACCTTATGAGTTTAATGGAAAAAGCACTATAGAGTCATTAGCATTAATGCAACATTATGGAGTACCTACACGAATATTAGACTTAACAACAAATGCTTTAGTAGCTTTATATTTTGCATGTAAAGAAGTTGAGGAAATTGAAAAAGTTATAAATGAAAAGGGAGAGACTAGCTATAAAAAAAAGGATATGGATGGAGAAGTTATAGTTTTTAATATTCCTAACGAAAGTGTTTGTTATTCTGATAGTGATAAAGTTACTATCTTAGCTAATCTATCAAAATATGATAGAAATTTTTCCTATAAAAAGGATGATTTTTATGAAAGTAAAATAAAAGAAATATACAATAAACGAATTCAGATAAAATTAAAAGAGTTAGATAAAAAAAAATCAGATAATTTATTTAATTATACTCTTCCTCGAAGAGAAAAACTAAAAAAATATATTTATATAAAAAATATAGATCAAAAAATTGAAAAAATAATTCAAGAAATAATTCAAGAAATAACATCAGAATATAAAGTAAATATAGATGATGAGATAAAAAAACTTTTAAAATCTCAATTGCTTTATATATTTCAGGAAAATATAAAAGAAGAACAGCAAGAAGTTATTAAATTTTTAAATATAAATTATTTAAAAAAATTATTACATTATATTAGAGAAGATAAATCCTATTTTAAACCAATTATAAACCCTAATGATATAGCTAAAATTCTTGCTGTGAAGCCAAAATTAGATAATCCACGTATTGTGAGGCAACAAGGTGCATTTTTAATTTTTGGAGTAGAGCCTTCTTTTGATCATAATACTACTAAGCCAATGCCTGAAATAAAAAGGGAATGGATTATTAAAGGAAATAATAACAATAAAATAATAATAAAAAGCTCAAAAAAAGAATCAATTTTAAAAGAACTAGATAAGTTAGGAATAAACAAAAGCACTTTATTCCCTGAAATAGATAAAGTTGCTGACTATATCAAAGAAAAATATACTACTGAAAATTAA